A genomic segment from Streptomyces sp. NBC_01233 encodes:
- a CDS encoding SpoIIE family protein phosphatase, which yields MDAPAPGLGEVPEDPFALHHSASAVLDGHGTVVGWSQRAQEHLGYRPEEVLGRAAIDFLVDSRDREAILDAAAACERDGGWSGVLPVLHRSGRRVELGFRARAVIRAGPAREWFLVVAPAEEVLQWETDRSVLDGLFRRSPIGLSVHAPDLSILRINRALARFTQLPATEIRTRRIGDFLIGPDVETIETRLRRVLETGEPLIFTEQPCRLRSDPGHERVVSVSAFRMEDPASGILGVTQLVEDVTDRYRARRRLALLNRASARIGTTLDLGQTTRELADVAVPDLADAVSVDLLESVARGEETAGEASGPVRRMTVHSVVPEALQVMYSAGEVFHFDPRTPQARCLAEQQPILEPVLQSSPGWYFQDPERTQRALDLEAHSLIVVPLTARGLLLGLLSLWRAKRPEPFEEDDLTLAEEFAARAALCIDNARRYTEQQQAALTLQRSLLPRVLPEHSAVEVAHRYLPAYPGVGGDWFDVIPLSGARVALVVGDVVGHGLHAAATMGRLRTAVHTLASLDYTPDEVLSHLDDLVNRLAEEQEPADGSSQGQQIVGATCLYAVYDPISQRCTLARAGHLPPAVVTSDGTVSLPDLPEGPPLGLGGLPFESAELELAEGSLLALYTDGLVEARGRDIDEGFARLREALSRPCRSLEETCAAVQDALLPEHPQDDVALLLARTRVLAPERVASWELPAEPTAAARARELTEATLTRWGLEEVAFTAELVVSELVTNAYRYGGGTPVTLRLIRDRSLICEVSDSSSTAPHLRRARTTDEGGRGLFLVAQLTERWGTRYSRNGKTVWTELPLVTAAEGHSAAAAVLALKW from the coding sequence ATGGACGCACCAGCGCCGGGGTTGGGCGAGGTGCCCGAAGACCCGTTCGCGCTGCACCACTCGGCCTCGGCGGTACTGGACGGCCACGGCACGGTCGTCGGCTGGAGCCAACGCGCACAGGAGCACCTCGGCTACCGGCCCGAGGAGGTGCTGGGCCGGGCGGCAATCGACTTCCTGGTCGACAGTCGCGACCGTGAGGCGATCTTGGACGCAGCGGCCGCGTGCGAGCGCGACGGGGGCTGGTCCGGTGTCCTGCCCGTCCTGCACCGCAGCGGGCGGCGGGTGGAGCTGGGCTTCCGCGCCCGTGCTGTCATCCGCGCCGGCCCGGCCCGCGAGTGGTTCCTCGTCGTCGCCCCGGCGGAGGAGGTGCTCCAGTGGGAGACGGATCGGTCGGTCCTGGACGGCCTGTTCCGGCGCTCCCCGATCGGCCTGTCCGTCCACGCCCCCGATCTGAGCATCCTGCGGATCAACCGGGCGCTGGCCCGGTTCACGCAACTTCCCGCGACGGAGATCCGGACCCGGCGCATCGGCGACTTCCTCATCGGTCCGGACGTGGAGACCATCGAAACCCGCCTGCGACGGGTGCTGGAGACGGGCGAACCCCTCATCTTCACCGAGCAGCCCTGTCGCCTGAGGAGTGACCCCGGCCACGAGCGGGTGGTCTCGGTGTCGGCGTTCCGGATGGAGGACCCCGCCAGCGGGATCCTCGGGGTCACCCAACTGGTGGAGGACGTCACCGACCGCTACCGGGCCCGGCGCCGGCTCGCCCTGCTCAATCGGGCGAGCGCCCGGATCGGGACCACGCTGGATCTCGGCCAGACCACCCGGGAGCTGGCCGACGTCGCCGTCCCCGACCTCGCAGACGCCGTCTCGGTGGATCTGCTGGAGTCGGTGGCCCGAGGCGAGGAGACCGCCGGGGAGGCGAGCGGACCGGTCCGCAGAATGACGGTCCACTCGGTCGTGCCAGAGGCGCTGCAGGTGATGTACTCCGCCGGAGAGGTCTTCCACTTCGACCCTCGTACCCCGCAGGCCCGGTGCCTCGCCGAACAGCAGCCCATCCTCGAACCGGTGCTCCAGAGCAGCCCCGGCTGGTACTTCCAGGATCCGGAGCGCACACAGCGCGCCCTCGACCTGGAAGCTCACTCACTGATCGTCGTACCGCTGACGGCCCGCGGTCTGCTCCTCGGGCTGCTCAGCCTGTGGCGGGCCAAGCGGCCCGAACCGTTCGAGGAGGACGACCTCACGCTCGCAGAGGAGTTCGCCGCGCGCGCCGCCCTGTGCATCGACAACGCCCGCCGCTACACCGAGCAGCAGCAGGCCGCGTTGACATTGCAACGCAGCCTGCTGCCGCGGGTGTTGCCCGAGCACAGCGCGGTCGAGGTCGCGCACCGCTATCTGCCGGCCTATCCCGGCGTCGGCGGCGACTGGTTCGATGTCATCCCCCTTTCCGGAGCACGCGTCGCCCTCGTCGTCGGCGATGTCGTCGGCCACGGTCTGCACGCTGCGGCCACCATGGGCCGCCTGCGCACGGCCGTGCACACCCTGGCCAGCCTCGACTACACGCCGGACGAGGTCCTCTCCCACCTGGACGACCTGGTCAACCGCCTGGCAGAGGAGCAGGAACCTGCTGACGGAAGCTCGCAGGGCCAGCAGATCGTCGGCGCGACGTGCCTCTACGCGGTCTACGATCCCATCTCCCAGCGCTGCACCCTGGCCCGCGCGGGCCACCTGCCGCCCGCCGTGGTGACCTCCGACGGCACGGTGAGCCTGCCCGACCTTCCCGAGGGGCCGCCGCTGGGCCTGGGCGGACTTCCCTTCGAGTCCGCCGAACTGGAACTCGCCGAGGGAAGCCTGCTGGCGCTGTACACGGACGGCCTCGTCGAGGCCCGTGGCCGCGACATCGACGAGGGATTCGCGCGGCTGCGAGAAGCCCTCTCCCGGCCCTGCCGCTCCCTGGAGGAGACCTGCGCGGCGGTGCAGGACGCCCTGCTGCCCGAGCACCCGCAGGACGATGTCGCGCTACTCCTCGCCCGCACCCGCGTGCTGGCGCCGGAGCGGGTCGCCTCCTGGGAACTGCCCGCCGAGCCGACCGCCGCCGCCCGGGCACGGGAGCTGACGGAGGCCACACTGACCCGGTGGGGCCTGGAAGAGGTGGCCTTCACCGCCGAATTGGTCGTCAGCGAACTGGTCACCAACGCCTACCGGTACGGCGGCGGCACGCCGGTGACCCTGCGGCTCATCCGCGACCGCAGCCTGATCTGCGAGGTCTCCGACAGCAGCAGCACCGCTCCGCACCTGCGGAGGGCGCGCACCACCGATGAGGGCGGGCGCGGTCTCTTCCTGGTGGCCCAGCTCACCGAACGCTGGGGCACCCGCTACTCCCGGAACGGCAAGACCGTCTGGACGGAGCTCCCCCTGGTCACAGCAGCGGAGGGGCACTCCGCGGCTGCGGCGGTCCTTGCGCTCAAATGGTGA
- a CDS encoding DUF4246 domain-containing protein has product MTGLSAFPLPFHASRSISFATPRTLRELQMMQCSSHIRAKPAWFDKMNDADIVARWTQEAVAQGLTEAQVRYVLAELQHYAALRDGRTGAEVSAVDGVWQSDTLVDDKLRSRLREAVRVLEQVPEAERDWHPGSDGQVLDLVHPSLFCLVREASDAPERAWQNPTDRYSRYEFSEKFQWLPTDVDVSDDGDVTFRSYVNNVHPETHRELASVLPDLLACFRPLLENVLTDLRHPRPLRIEADPYGWYDSKPEYPDKSSYSDDGAYAEALHAWGEAQDDWWENRLPVIPDAPEFTPPELPGESARVDLRGRALQVIVKLATIHLTPDKPEYPGGSWHVEGMMNERIVSTGIYYWDSENITESRLSFRAALDDPDYEQNDDNGLREVYGLEDEDALNQVLGSTSTPAGRCLAFPNILQHRVDSFRLTDPTRPGHRKILAFFLVDPSEKIVSTSDVPPQQPWSDTSTMTLEQAENYREQLMQERKFFVDEHNEQLYEREFSLCEH; this is encoded by the coding sequence TTGACCGGCCTGTCTGCTTTCCCGCTGCCCTTTCATGCTTCCCGTTCCATATCGTTCGCGACACCCCGAACGCTGCGGGAACTTCAGATGATGCAGTGCAGCTCGCACATTCGGGCGAAGCCGGCGTGGTTCGACAAGATGAACGATGCCGACATCGTCGCCAGGTGGACGCAGGAAGCGGTCGCCCAGGGCCTCACCGAAGCGCAGGTTCGCTACGTGCTTGCCGAACTCCAGCACTACGCCGCGCTGCGGGACGGGCGAACCGGCGCCGAGGTGTCCGCCGTCGACGGGGTGTGGCAGTCGGACACGCTGGTCGACGACAAGCTCAGATCCCGGCTGCGCGAGGCGGTTCGGGTTCTGGAACAGGTCCCCGAAGCAGAACGGGACTGGCATCCCGGATCCGACGGCCAGGTACTGGATCTGGTTCATCCCTCACTGTTCTGCCTGGTGAGAGAGGCGAGCGATGCGCCCGAGCGGGCGTGGCAGAACCCGACGGACCGCTACTCGAGGTACGAATTCTCGGAGAAGTTCCAGTGGCTGCCCACGGACGTCGACGTCAGTGACGACGGCGATGTCACCTTCCGTTCGTACGTCAACAACGTCCACCCCGAGACTCATCGCGAACTAGCCTCCGTCCTGCCAGACTTGCTCGCGTGCTTCCGCCCGCTGCTGGAGAACGTGCTCACCGATCTGCGCCATCCGCGGCCGCTGCGGATCGAGGCCGATCCTTACGGGTGGTACGACTCGAAGCCCGAGTATCCGGACAAATCCTCCTACAGTGATGACGGGGCCTACGCGGAAGCCCTCCATGCGTGGGGAGAGGCCCAGGACGACTGGTGGGAAAACCGCCTTCCGGTCATCCCGGACGCCCCGGAATTCACCCCGCCCGAGTTGCCCGGTGAATCCGCCAGAGTCGACCTGCGCGGCCGCGCTCTCCAGGTCATCGTCAAGCTCGCCACCATTCATCTCACCCCGGACAAGCCCGAGTACCCCGGCGGTTCCTGGCATGTCGAGGGGATGATGAATGAGCGGATCGTCTCGACCGGCATCTACTACTGGGACAGCGAGAACATCACCGAAAGCCGGCTGAGTTTCCGGGCGGCACTCGACGACCCCGACTACGAACAGAACGATGACAACGGTCTGCGCGAGGTCTACGGCCTGGAGGACGAAGACGCACTGAACCAGGTGCTGGGATCGACATCGACCCCAGCGGGCCGCTGCCTGGCGTTCCCGAACATCCTGCAACACCGCGTCGACTCATTCCGCCTCACGGACCCCACCCGCCCGGGACATCGCAAGATTCTCGCGTTCTTTCTGGTCGACCCGTCGGAAAAGATCGTCTCGACATCCGATGTGCCACCGCAACAACCATGGTCCGACACCTCGACCATGACGCTTGAACAGGCCGAGAACTACCGCGAACAACTCATGCAGGAACGCAAGTTCTTCGTCGACGAACACAACGAGCAGCTCTACGAACGAGAATTCTCCCTCTGCGAGCACTGA
- a CDS encoding alpha/beta hydrolase, translating into MAAVVLVHGLYHCPEHFAVVAERLRAAGTEVVVPELHRGSLAADTAAVQAAVDALQEPPIVLGHSYGGSVITGVRGAGHLIYLAAFVLDVGESAAGLGGASQQLRNAMTPGPDGSTSLAPDPAVDALYGDCPEALATWAVGLLRTQASGCGRGVPERHSWKRTPSTYVVCAQDRAIDPGLQRTMAARCTDVREWQTGHSPFVGRPDLIVALVQELLSTTNTPRRRDEPVTTMR; encoded by the coding sequence TTGGCCGCTGTGGTGCTCGTCCACGGCCTGTATCACTGCCCCGAGCACTTTGCTGTGGTGGCGGAACGCTTGCGGGCTGCAGGGACCGAGGTTGTCGTCCCCGAGCTCCATCGGGGCTCATTGGCCGCAGACACAGCAGCAGTCCAAGCAGCCGTCGACGCGCTGCAGGAGCCTCCGATCGTGCTCGGTCACTCCTATGGCGGTTCGGTGATCACAGGCGTCCGCGGGGCGGGACACTTGATCTATCTGGCGGCTTTCGTTCTGGACGTCGGCGAGAGCGCGGCCGGTCTGGGCGGGGCGTCGCAGCAGCTCCGGAATGCGATGACGCCTGGTCCCGACGGCTCGACCAGCCTGGCCCCGGACCCGGCTGTTGACGCTCTCTACGGCGACTGCCCCGAGGCTCTCGCCACCTGGGCGGTTGGCCTGCTGCGTACGCAAGCTTCAGGGTGCGGGCGAGGAGTCCCAGAACGCCACAGCTGGAAACGCACTCCCTCCACCTACGTCGTCTGCGCGCAGGACCGGGCAATCGACCCCGGCCTGCAGCGGACGATGGCCGCGCGCTGCACTGACGTGCGGGAGTGGCAGACAGGTCACTCCCCGTTCGTCGGACGGCCTGACCTCATCGTCGCGCTCGTGCAGGAACTGCTCTCCACCACCAACACTCCGCGTAGACGAGACGAGCCGGTCACCACCATGCGTTGA
- a CDS encoding SDR family NAD(P)-dependent oxidoreductase produces MKRFTDKTVLVTGGTSGMGLATAHRLVAEGAHVIVTGRTRARVDAAVQELGPGASGTVADAADLGAVDALMETVRERHGQLDGLFANAGTGTFLPFESITEPDFDHGVDVDFKGVFFTVPKALPLLVDGGSIVINASWTLHRGNSVLTLYSATKAAVHNLARTLAASLAPRGIRVNSVSPGYIDTPMYPAAALTEAEAAAVTGRIVAGRFGRPEEVAAAVAFLASSDASYVNGQDLVIDGGLIGAVPA; encoded by the coding sequence ATGAAACGCTTCACCGACAAGACCGTCCTCGTCACCGGCGGCACCAGCGGCATGGGCCTGGCGACCGCACACCGCCTCGTCGCCGAAGGCGCCCACGTCATCGTCACCGGCCGCACCCGTGCGCGCGTGGACGCAGCCGTCCAGGAGCTCGGCCCGGGCGCCTCGGGGACGGTGGCCGACGCCGCCGACCTCGGCGCGGTGGACGCACTGATGGAGACCGTCCGGGAGCGTCACGGTCAGCTGGACGGCCTCTTCGCGAACGCGGGCACCGGCACGTTCCTGCCGTTCGAGAGCATCACCGAGCCGGACTTCGACCATGGCGTCGACGTCGACTTCAAGGGCGTGTTCTTCACCGTCCCAAAGGCATTGCCGCTGCTGGTGGACGGAGGCTCGATCGTCATCAACGCCTCCTGGACCCTCCACCGGGGCAACAGCGTCCTGACCCTCTACTCGGCGACCAAAGCCGCCGTGCACAACCTGGCCCGAACCCTCGCCGCCTCGCTTGCCCCGCGAGGCATCCGCGTCAACTCCGTCAGCCCCGGCTACATCGACACCCCGATGTACCCCGCCGCCGCGCTGACCGAAGCCGAGGCAGCAGCGGTCACCGGCCGGATCGTCGCCGGCCGCTTCGGACGCCCGGAAGAGGTCGCCGCGGCTGTGGCGTTCCTCGCCTCGTCCGACGCGTCCTACGTCAACGGCCAGGATCTCGTCATCGACGGCGGCCTGATCGGTGCCGTACCCGCCTGA
- a CDS encoding alpha/beta fold hydrolase — MDLAALAPRIAVPLLVVDGDQDVIPGVTNGEHLARLAPHGTYLSVPHGDHLLGNARPDWLPHLSDHLTHTLTGTPA, encoded by the coding sequence GTGGACCTCGCCGCTCTGGCACCCCGCATCGCGGTCCCGCTGCTGGTCGTGGACGGAGACCAGGACGTCATCCCCGGCGTGACGAACGGCGAGCACCTGGCCCGTCTGGCGCCGCACGGCACCTACCTGTCCGTTCCACACGGTGACCACCTCCTCGGTAACGCGCGACCCGACTGGCTGCCCCACCTCAGCGACCACCTCACGCACACCCTGACGGGAACACCGGCATGA